A single Bosea sp. PAMC 26642 DNA region contains:
- a CDS encoding acetyl-CoA C-acetyltransferase codes for MADAFIYDHVRTPRGKGKADGSLHEVTAIELGTQTLRAIKTRNHLDTKLVEDVVFGCVDPVGEAGADIARTVALKAGYGKEVPGIQINRFCASGLDAVNLAAAQVMSGQKDMAIGGGVESMSRVGMGASGFAIAVDPSVAIDTYFMPQGVSADLIATKYGFSRDDVDAFAVRSHKRAHAAWEAGRFKNSVIPVTDVNGLILLDRDETIRPGTDMQALAALKASFAQMGEMGGFDAVATAAHPDVEFVNHVHHAGNSSGIVDGAAAVLVGSKKGGKAAGLKPRARIRAFATIGSDLALMLTGPVDVTELVLKKAGMKKKDIDLFELNEAFSSVVLRYQQAFDIDDEILNVNGGAIAMGHPLGATGAMILGTVLDELERTDKEIALVTLCVAAGMGVATIIERV; via the coding sequence ATGGCAGACGCATTCATCTACGACCATGTCCGCACGCCGCGCGGCAAGGGCAAGGCCGACGGCTCGCTGCACGAGGTCACGGCGATCGAGCTCGGCACGCAGACGCTGCGCGCGATCAAGACCCGCAACCATCTCGACACGAAGCTGGTGGAGGACGTCGTCTTCGGCTGCGTCGATCCCGTAGGCGAGGCCGGTGCCGACATCGCCCGCACCGTTGCGCTGAAGGCCGGCTACGGCAAGGAGGTGCCCGGTATCCAGATCAACCGCTTCTGCGCCTCGGGGCTCGATGCCGTGAATCTCGCCGCGGCGCAGGTCATGTCCGGCCAGAAGGACATGGCGATCGGCGGTGGTGTCGAGAGCATGAGCCGTGTCGGCATGGGCGCCTCGGGCTTCGCCATCGCGGTCGACCCCTCTGTCGCCATCGATACCTACTTCATGCCCCAGGGCGTTTCGGCGGACCTCATCGCCACGAAATACGGCTTCTCGCGCGACGACGTCGATGCCTTCGCCGTGCGCTCCCACAAGCGCGCCCACGCCGCCTGGGAGGCCGGCCGCTTCAAGAACTCGGTGATCCCGGTCACCGACGTCAACGGCCTGATCCTGCTCGATCGCGATGAAACCATCCGCCCGGGCACCGACATGCAGGCGCTCGCCGCGCTCAAGGCCTCCTTCGCCCAGATGGGCGAGATGGGCGGCTTCGACGCGGTCGCGACCGCAGCCCACCCCGATGTCGAGTTCGTCAACCATGTCCACCACGCCGGCAATTCCTCGGGCATCGTCGACGGCGCCGCGGCTGTCCTCGTCGGCTCGAAGAAGGGCGGCAAGGCGGCGGGCCTCAAGCCCCGCGCGCGCATCCGCGCCTTCGCGACGATCGGCTCCGACCTCGCGCTGATGCTGACCGGCCCGGTCGACGTCACCGAACTCGTGCTGAAGAAGGCCGGCATGAAGAAAAAGGACATCGACCTGTTCGAGCTGAACGAGGCCTTCTCCTCGGTCGTGCTGCGCTACCAGCAGGCCTTCGACATCGACGACGAGATCCTGAACGTGAACGGCGGCGCCATCGCCATGGGCCACCCGCTCGGCGCCACCGGAGCGATGATTTTGGGCACTGTCCTCGACGAGCTGGAACGCACCGACAAGGAGATCGCGCTGGTAACCTTGTGCGTGGCGGCCGGCATGGGCGTCGCCACCATCATCGAACGGGTTTGA
- a CDS encoding 3-hydroxyacyl-CoA dehydrogenase NAD-binding domain-containing protein, producing MNLTNFRFETDTDGIATATWDMPGRSMNVITPELMAELDQIIDAVSSDEAIKGCVFTSGKEAFSGGADLTMLQGLRDLYVGLAKEKGEQVAMQTFFDESRKLSLLYRKLETCGKPFAAAIHGVCLGGAFELALACQYRVVSDDAATRVGLPEIKVGLFPGAGGTQRVSRLMQTGDALQMMFKGEQVKALPARNTGLVHAVVPRDQLVANAKEWLKANPQAKAPWDDPKFKLPSNKVYSPAGMQIWPPASAIYRRETNDNYPAARAILSAVYEGLQLPIDLALKVESRYFAKILRTKEAASMIRSLFVSMQELNKGARRPADVPPSKLKKVGVVGAGFMGAGIAYVTALAGLDVVLVDRDQEAADKGKAYSHKLVSDQIMKGRAKTADRDAILGRITATADYAALKGCDLVVEAVFEDPKVKAEVIAKVEAAVGPKTIFGSNTSTLPITGLATTSQRPQNFIGIHFFSPVEKMLLVEVIMARKTGKKALAMALDFVRAIKKTPIVVNDTRGFYANRCVGNYIREGHLMLMEGVPPAMIEAAGKQAGMPVGPLSLNDEVAVDLAFKVLKATKVQLGEGAVDPAQEKLLSDMVEKHGRLGRKNKKGFYDYPEAGPKRLWPGLAELVGKRLEPELVDMEELQHRLLVTQALEAARTYEEGVVTDPREADVGSIIGFGFAPYSGGTLSYIDNMGAAAFVKLCEVLAKKHGERFKPNKQLKRMAKLGESYYATAAAKAAA from the coding sequence ATGAACCTCACCAATTTCCGCTTCGAGACCGACACCGACGGCATCGCGACCGCGACCTGGGACATGCCCGGCCGCTCGATGAACGTGATCACGCCCGAGCTGATGGCCGAACTCGACCAGATCATCGACGCGGTTTCCTCGGATGAGGCCATCAAGGGTTGCGTTTTCACCTCCGGCAAGGAGGCGTTTTCGGGAGGCGCCGACCTGACCATGCTCCAGGGCCTGCGCGATCTCTATGTGGGGCTGGCGAAGGAGAAGGGCGAGCAGGTCGCGATGCAGACCTTCTTCGACGAGAGCCGCAAGCTGTCGCTGCTCTACCGCAAGCTCGAGACCTGCGGCAAACCCTTCGCCGCCGCGATCCACGGCGTCTGCTTGGGCGGTGCGTTCGAACTCGCGCTCGCCTGCCAGTACCGCGTCGTCTCGGATGATGCCGCGACCCGCGTCGGCCTGCCCGAGATCAAGGTCGGCTTGTTTCCGGGAGCGGGTGGTACCCAGCGCGTCTCTCGCCTGATGCAGACCGGCGACGCGCTCCAGATGATGTTCAAGGGCGAGCAGGTGAAGGCGCTGCCTGCGCGCAACACCGGCCTCGTCCATGCCGTCGTGCCGCGCGACCAGCTCGTGGCGAACGCGAAGGAATGGCTCAAGGCCAATCCGCAGGCCAAGGCGCCTTGGGACGATCCGAAGTTCAAGCTGCCCTCGAACAAGGTCTATTCGCCTGCCGGTATGCAGATCTGGCCGCCGGCCAGCGCGATCTATCGCCGCGAGACCAACGACAATTATCCGGCCGCCCGCGCTATCCTGAGCGCCGTCTATGAGGGCCTGCAGCTGCCGATCGATCTCGCTTTGAAGGTCGAGAGCCGCTACTTCGCCAAAATCCTGCGGACGAAGGAGGCGGCATCGATGATCCGCTCGCTCTTCGTCTCGATGCAGGAACTCAACAAGGGCGCGCGCCGCCCGGCTGACGTGCCGCCCTCGAAGCTCAAGAAGGTCGGCGTCGTCGGCGCGGGCTTCATGGGCGCCGGGATCGCCTATGTCACCGCGCTGGCTGGCCTGGACGTCGTGCTGGTGGATCGCGACCAGGAAGCCGCCGACAAGGGCAAGGCCTATTCGCACAAGCTGGTCTCCGACCAGATCATGAAGGGCCGCGCCAAGACCGCCGACCGCGACGCCATCCTCGGCCGCATCACCGCGACCGCCGACTACGCCGCGCTGAAGGGCTGCGATCTCGTCGTCGAGGCGGTGTTCGAGGATCCCAAGGTCAAGGCCGAGGTCATCGCCAAGGTCGAGGCCGCGGTCGGGCCAAAGACCATTTTCGGTTCCAACACCTCGACGCTGCCGATCACCGGCCTCGCCACGACGAGCCAGCGGCCGCAGAACTTCATCGGCATCCATTTCTTCTCGCCGGTCGAGAAGATGCTGCTGGTCGAGGTCATCATGGCCAGGAAGACCGGCAAGAAGGCGCTGGCCATGGCGCTCGACTTCGTCCGCGCCATCAAGAAGACGCCGATCGTCGTCAACGACACCCGCGGCTTCTACGCCAATCGCTGCGTCGGCAACTACATCCGCGAAGGCCACCTCATGCTGATGGAGGGCGTGCCGCCGGCGATGATCGAGGCGGCCGGAAAGCAGGCCGGCATGCCGGTCGGCCCGCTCTCGCTCAACGACGAGGTCGCGGTCGATCTCGCTTTCAAGGTGCTGAAGGCGACCAAGGTCCAGCTCGGTGAGGGCGCGGTCGATCCGGCGCAGGAGAAGCTGCTTTCCGACATGGTCGAGAAGCACGGGCGGCTCGGCCGCAAGAACAAGAAGGGCTTCTACGACTATCCCGAAGCCGGCCCCAAGCGGCTCTGGCCGGGTCTGGCCGAGCTCGTCGGGAAGCGGCTGGAGCCCGAGCTGGTCGATATGGAGGAGTTGCAGCACCGCCTTCTGGTGACGCAGGCGCTCGAAGCCGCGCGCACTTATGAGGAGGGCGTCGTCACCGATCCGCGCGAGGCCGATGTCGGCTCGATCATCGGCTTCGGCTTCGCACCGTATTCAGGCGGCACGCTGAGCTACATCGACAATATGGGCGCTGCGGCCTTCGTGAAGCTGTGCGAGGTGCTGGCGAAGAAGCATGGCGAGCGCTTCAAGCCGAACAAGCAGCTCAAGCGCATGGCCAAGCTGGGTGAGAGCTACTACGCGACGGCGGCTGCGAAGGCGGCGGCCTGA
- a CDS encoding peptide deformylase, whose translation MAILPIVRFPDPRLRAVAAPVVSFDAGLRALATDLLETMRAAPGIGITAPHVGVLQRLAVLELSPGKVRTYVNPAVIWASTETIRGPEGSVSMPGVTEEVERFAKIRATYQDLDGAEHTEEADGMLAICHQHEIDQLDGIFWLQRLSRLKRERLISRYGKLQRS comes from the coding sequence ATGGCGATCCTGCCGATCGTCCGGTTCCCCGATCCGCGCCTGCGCGCGGTCGCGGCGCCGGTCGTGAGCTTCGACGCAGGGCTTCGGGCGCTCGCGACCGATCTGCTGGAGACGATGCGGGCTGCGCCCGGCATCGGTATCACGGCGCCGCATGTCGGCGTTCTCCAGCGCCTCGCCGTGCTGGAACTGTCGCCGGGCAAGGTGCGGACTTACGTCAACCCCGCCGTCATCTGGGCCTCGACGGAGACGATCCGTGGTCCCGAAGGCAGCGTCTCCATGCCCGGTGTCACCGAAGAGGTCGAGCGCTTCGCGAAGATCCGCGCGACCTATCAGGATCTCGACGGCGCCGAGCACACCGAGGAGGCCGACGGCATGCTCGCCATCTGCCACCAGCACGAGATCGACCAGCTCGACGGCATCTTCTGGCTTCAACGTCTGTCGCGGTTGAAGCGGGAGCGGCTGATCAGCCGCTACGGGAAGCTGCAGCGCAGTTAG
- a CDS encoding type II toxin-antitoxin system Phd/YefM family antitoxin: MKVVTYSHLRANLAKIMDQAADDHDPVIVTRSNGKTAVLMSLEDFGSYETTRYLNASPANAKALEESIAELDRGEGITFGSIEELEASVANALSERQDAAE; the protein is encoded by the coding sequence ATGAAAGTCGTGACCTACTCCCATCTGCGCGCCAACCTCGCCAAGATCATGGATCAGGCGGCGGACGATCATGATCCGGTGATCGTCACGCGATCGAACGGCAAGACAGCCGTGCTGATGTCGCTGGAGGATTTTGGCTCCTATGAGACGACGCGCTATCTAAACGCCAGCCCGGCGAATGCGAAGGCGCTCGAGGAGTCGATCGCCGAGTTGGATCGTGGTGAGGGTATTACCTTCGGCTCGATCGAGGAACTGGAAGCCTCGGTTGCGAATGCCTTGTCAGAGCGACAAGACGCTGCAGAATGA
- a CDS encoding Txe/YoeB family addiction module toxin, producing MNVVLSRRAMAELVALAAHEPKSALKALQLIDECTRTPFTGRGKPEPLRHDKAGWRSRRITDEHRLVYRVIEDRLEIVQCRYHY from the coding sequence ATGAACGTCGTCTTGTCGCGCCGAGCTATGGCTGAGCTGGTCGCCCTGGCGGCTCATGAGCCGAAATCAGCTTTGAAGGCGCTGCAACTCATCGACGAATGTACGCGCACGCCCTTTACCGGCCGCGGCAAACCCGAACCGCTGAGGCATGACAAGGCAGGCTGGCGGTCCCGCCGTATCACCGACGAACACCGTCTGGTCTATCGCGTGATCGAGGACAGGCTCGAAATCGTCCAGTGCCGCTATCATTATTGA
- a CDS encoding serine hydrolase domain-containing protein: MSLAEAGFRPDTGHRIVGAFDAGELKGLHGIVVARHGKLVFEHYFPGTDEIWGTGRGVVAFNAAELHDLRSVTKSLVGLLYGIALEDGLVPAPESTLLDAFPDYADLAGDPARRKLTIAHVLSMTMGADWDESSIPYSDPRNSEIAMERAPDRYRFILERPILKPPGESWNYSGGATALLGHLIAKGSGGTLNDFAKAKLFGPLGITETAWIKGFDGRESAASGLRMRPRDLTRIGQLVLDQGSHGGRSIVSTAWLKASFTRRARIEDGFDYGYQWYLGQLSSGAGTIVAIGNGGQRMTIVPALGLVAVVTAGNYNRPDGWKLPVKLLTEYVLAGLVQR; encoded by the coding sequence ATGTCTCTCGCGGAAGCAGGTTTCCGACCCGACACCGGGCACCGGATCGTCGGCGCTTTCGACGCCGGCGAGTTGAAGGGCCTGCACGGGATCGTCGTTGCACGGCACGGCAAACTCGTCTTCGAACACTACTTTCCCGGTACGGATGAAATATGGGGTACGGGACGGGGCGTCGTCGCTTTCAACGCCGCGGAACTGCACGACCTTCGCTCGGTGACGAAAAGCCTCGTCGGCCTGCTCTACGGCATCGCGCTCGAAGACGGGCTCGTCCCTGCGCCAGAAAGCACGTTGCTCGACGCCTTTCCGGACTATGCCGACCTGGCCGGTGACCCGGCCCGGCGCAAGCTCACCATCGCCCATGTCCTGTCCATGACGATGGGGGCCGACTGGGACGAGTCCAGCATTCCCTACAGCGACCCACGCAATAGCGAGATCGCGATGGAGCGCGCGCCGGACCGCTACCGCTTCATCCTTGAACGGCCGATCCTCAAGCCACCCGGCGAAAGCTGGAACTATAGCGGCGGAGCGACGGCCCTCCTCGGGCATCTGATCGCCAAGGGCAGCGGCGGAACGTTAAACGACTTTGCAAAGGCCAAGTTGTTCGGACCGCTCGGCATCACCGAAACAGCCTGGATCAAGGGCTTCGACGGCCGGGAATCGGCGGCGTCGGGCCTGCGGATGCGCCCGCGCGACCTTACCCGGATCGGGCAGCTGGTCCTCGATCAGGGCAGCCATGGCGGCAGGAGCATCGTCTCTACCGCTTGGTTAAAGGCGAGTTTCACCCGACGCGCCCGCATCGAGGACGGCTTCGACTATGGCTATCAATGGTATCTCGGCCAGTTGAGCAGCGGCGCGGGCACGATCGTCGCGATTGGCAATGGCGGACAGCGCATGACGATCGTGCCAGCACTTGGCCTCGTTGCAGTGGTGACGGCGGGAAACTACAACCGGCCGGATGGCTGGAAGCTGCCGGTGAAGCTGTTGACGGAATATGTGCTCGCCGGACTCGTCCAGCGCTGA
- a CDS encoding aspartate aminotransferase family protein, with protein sequence MTSAPQPLGTPNDLEAYWMPFTANRTFKQNPRMVARAEGMFYYTPEGKPVMDGTAGLWCCNAGHAREPIIQAIQAQARELDFAPSFQYGHPKVFAAAARIAALAPGDLDHVFFAGSGSEAADSALKIALAYWNVSGKGSKTRLIGRERGYHGVGFGGISVGGMVNNRKFFGGLLTGTDHISHTYDREKQAFSKGEPEYGAHFADDLERVVALHDASTIAAVIVEPMAGSTGALPPPKGYLKRLREICDKHGILLIFDEVITGFGRLGYAFAAERYGVIPDMITFAKGVTSGTVPMGGVLVRKHIYDAFMGGPDNVIELFHGYTYSGHPLAAAASLAALDIYREEGLFERVRAMEPMWADAVMSLKGEPNVVDIRTLGLVGAVDLAPRAEGVGKRGYEAMDRAFREEGLMIRTAGDTLAFSPPLIITESQVDELIGKLRRVIRLVAE encoded by the coding sequence ATGACATCCGCTCCCCAGCCGCTCGGGACGCCCAACGACCTCGAAGCCTACTGGATGCCGTTCACGGCCAACCGCACCTTCAAGCAGAATCCGCGCATGGTCGCCCGCGCCGAGGGCATGTTCTATTACACGCCGGAGGGCAAGCCGGTGATGGACGGCACGGCCGGTCTCTGGTGCTGCAATGCCGGCCACGCGCGCGAGCCGATCATCCAGGCGATCCAGGCGCAGGCGCGCGAACTCGACTTCGCGCCCTCCTTCCAGTACGGCCACCCGAAGGTGTTCGCCGCCGCGGCACGGATCGCGGCGTTGGCGCCGGGCGACCTCGACCATGTCTTCTTCGCCGGCTCCGGCTCGGAGGCTGCCGATTCGGCCCTGAAAATCGCGCTGGCCTACTGGAACGTTTCGGGCAAGGGCTCGAAGACCCGACTGATCGGCCGCGAGCGCGGCTATCACGGCGTCGGCTTCGGCGGCATCTCGGTCGGCGGAATGGTCAACAACCGCAAGTTCTTCGGCGGATTGCTGACCGGCACGGACCATATCTCCCATACCTACGATCGCGAAAAGCAGGCCTTCAGCAAGGGCGAGCCGGAGTACGGCGCGCATTTCGCCGACGACCTCGAACGCGTCGTCGCACTGCACGACGCCTCGACCATCGCCGCCGTGATCGTCGAGCCGATGGCCGGTTCGACCGGGGCGCTGCCGCCGCCGAAGGGCTATCTCAAGCGCCTGCGCGAGATCTGCGACAAGCACGGCATCCTGCTGATCTTCGACGAGGTCATCACCGGCTTCGGCCGCCTCGGCTATGCCTTCGCCGCCGAGCGTTACGGCGTCATCCCCGACATGATCACCTTCGCCAAGGGCGTAACCTCGGGGACGGTGCCGATGGGCGGCGTGCTGGTGCGCAAGCACATCTATGACGCTTTCATGGGCGGGCCCGACAACGTCATCGAGCTGTTCCACGGCTACACCTATTCCGGCCACCCGCTGGCGGCGGCGGCTTCGCTGGCGGCGCTCGACATCTATCGCGAGGAGGGATTGTTCGAGCGCGTCCGCGCGATGGAGCCGATGTGGGCCGATGCGGTGATGAGCCTGAAGGGCGAACCCAACGTGGTGGATATCCGCACGCTTGGCCTCGTCGGCGCCGTCGATCTGGCGCCGCGGGCGGAAGGGGTCGGCAAGCGCGGCTACGAGGCGATGGACCGCGCCTTCCGCGAAGAAGGGCTGATGATCCGGACTGCAGGCGACACGCTGGCCTTCTCGCCGCCACTGATCATCACGGAGAGCCAGGTGGACGAGCTGATCGGGAAGCTGAGGCGGGTGATCCGGTTGGTGGCGGAGTAG